The following proteins are co-located in the Myroides profundi genome:
- a CDS encoding winged helix-turn-helix transcriptional regulator, with translation MKVIGGKWKPCIINCINNGTNRPAHIHKAIPTATLRVINQQLSELLDYEIISKEIFEGYPLHVEYKLTEFGKTLLMVIDAMEVWGDTHGDKITEIAIKRNENIEPL, from the coding sequence ATGAAAGTTATTGGAGGAAAATGGAAACCTTGTATTATTAATTGTATTAATAATGGAACCAATAGACCAGCTCATATTCACAAAGCAATACCAACAGCAACATTAAGGGTAATTAACCAACAATTAAGCGAGCTTTTGGATTATGAAATTATCTCAAAAGAAATCTTTGAGGGGTATCCACTACATGTAGAATACAAGCTAACAGAGTTTGGCAAGACACTACTTATGGTTATTGACGCTATGGAAGTTTGGGGAGATACTCACGGAGATAAAATAACAGAGATAGCAATAAAAAGAAATGAGAATATAGAACCTCTTTAG
- a CDS encoding NmrA family NAD(P)-binding protein codes for MIEKNKDKVLIIGATGQVGSRIINTLLANKANVNIVAAIRSEQQKESFESRQIDTVFIDLDDPSTHLNALEGIDTLFLLTGYTVNMLKQSKTILDNAKKAGVRNVVHLGACGRDDTAVGHWAWHQMVERYIEWHGFTFTHLRPEAFMQNILSYGGKSTAEKGILNAYLADARQSWVDVDDIALVAAKVIESPAKHAGQTYRLGYDAKNYAEIAELITNIVGKPYEYIALPPVDFLQDMINAGAEMSYMTCVYEHWKLYADGLIPGADDVFDNFYAITGKQPTKWPEFIAKHKEQLSY; via the coding sequence ATGATAGAGAAAAACAAAGATAAGGTACTGATTATAGGCGCAACTGGACAAGTGGGATCAAGGATTATTAATACCTTACTTGCAAACAAAGCCAATGTGAATATAGTTGCTGCTATACGCTCAGAACAACAGAAAGAAAGTTTTGAGTCAAGACAAATAGATACGGTATTTATAGATCTAGATGATCCTTCTACACACCTAAATGCTCTAGAAGGAATCGATACGTTATTTCTTCTAACAGGGTATACAGTCAATATGCTAAAACAAAGTAAAACAATCTTAGACAATGCTAAAAAAGCAGGGGTTAGAAATGTAGTTCATCTAGGGGCTTGTGGACGCGATGATACTGCTGTTGGACATTGGGCTTGGCATCAAATGGTAGAACGCTATATCGAGTGGCATGGATTTACTTTTACGCATTTGCGCCCAGAAGCTTTTATGCAAAACATTCTAAGTTATGGTGGAAAGAGCACGGCTGAAAAAGGCATTTTAAACGCTTATCTAGCTGATGCTAGACAAAGCTGGGTCGATGTAGATGATATTGCTTTAGTAGCCGCTAAAGTCATTGAATCGCCTGCTAAACACGCAGGGCAAACCTATAGACTTGGATATGATGCTAAAAACTATGCGGAGATAGCTGAGCTTATCACTAATATTGTTGGTAAACCCTATGAGTATATCGCCTTACCACCTGTGGATTTTCTTCAAGATATGATTAATGCTGGCGCAGAGATGAGCTATATGACCTGCGTATATGAGCATTGGAAATTATATGCTGACGGACTAATACCAGGAGCTGATGATGTCTTTGATAATTTCTATGCCATAACTGGTAAACAGCCCACAAAATGGCCTGAGTTTATTGCAAAACACAAAGAGCAATTAAGTTACTAA
- a CDS encoding NAD-dependent epimerase/dehydratase family protein: MKKKIAIIGGTGQIGYAITNFFVQRNWEVYLLCRNKNSFDSFLSLLETASLAFISNIKPIYRTRENTHTLENIASIQPDILVDLLAFTAKDAKQILSIEKHIGQYIVLSSSSVYKDRTDRTLDEASVTGFPYFSLPIKENTPTVQAGDTTYSTHKIAMEEYFLKYSNKPVTILRPCAIYGICSHHPREWWFVKRLLDKRPYIPLKFNGESTFHISSTQNIAKVIWACIGSKDYKIVNVADKSILTVKEIGEFITNQLDYKTEFVAYNSIDSKNAFIGFSPWSVAAPFTLDTSYIEQLLSNVGLELGSYQEDSKAYIKWLSSFSSENWEIHFPQLAAYSFNQFDYEKEDLLLQNFMNQKK, translated from the coding sequence ATGAAAAAAAAGATTGCTATTATAGGAGGTACTGGTCAAATAGGATATGCTATCACTAACTTTTTTGTACAACGCAATTGGGAAGTATATCTTCTATGTAGAAACAAGAATTCTTTTGATTCATTCCTATCTTTATTAGAAACAGCTTCACTTGCTTTCATTTCTAATATAAAACCGATATATAGAACTAGAGAAAATACGCATACACTAGAAAATATAGCAAGTATTCAACCCGATATACTAGTTGATCTACTTGCCTTTACTGCAAAAGATGCTAAACAAATACTCTCTATTGAGAAGCACATCGGTCAGTATATTGTTCTTTCTTCTTCAAGTGTATATAAAGATAGAACTGATAGAACTTTAGACGAAGCTAGTGTTACTGGATTTCCTTATTTTTCTTTGCCTATAAAAGAAAACACTCCTACAGTACAAGCTGGTGATACCACCTACTCAACCCATAAAATAGCGATGGAAGAATACTTTTTAAAATACAGTAATAAACCCGTTACAATTTTAAGACCTTGTGCCATATATGGTATTTGTTCTCATCATCCCAGAGAGTGGTGGTTTGTCAAAAGACTACTAGACAAAAGACCTTATATACCCCTAAAGTTTAACGGAGAGAGTACTTTTCATATCTCTTCAACACAAAATATAGCTAAGGTAATATGGGCTTGCATAGGGAGTAAAGATTACAAAATAGTAAACGTAGCTGATAAATCTATTCTAACTGTAAAAGAAATAGGAGAATTCATTACAAATCAGTTAGATTATAAAACGGAGTTTGTTGCTTACAACTCTATTGATTCTAAGAATGCCTTTATAGGTTTTAGTCCTTGGTCAGTGGCGGCTCCTTTTACCTTAGACACAAGCTATATTGAGCAGCTATTAAGTAATGTAGGATTAGAACTAGGCAGTTATCAAGAAGACAGCAAAGCTTATATAAAATGGCTCTCTAGCTTTAGTTCTGAGAATTGGGAAATACACTTCCCTCAATTAGCCGCTTATTCTTTTAATCAGTTTGATTATGAGAAAGAGGACTTATTATTACAAAACTTTATGAATCAAAAAAAATGA
- a CDS encoding aminoglycoside nucleotidyltransferase ANT9, producing MNNQSLPLQVTQTTEFLIDTLEKTLQGIYLYGSYVMGGLKHKSDIDLFVIVNQTLSLEIKKALIEQLLVLSGEIDNNQGKRYLEVTIVNQSELSKLAFPLHREFQYGEWLREEYSNGYIPETVKDEDLTILLRKVRLNSLTLYGKEATEVIPIISDTVFNKAILASLPNLIREIEDDEINVILTLCRMYYSIQTGEVISKDKAVDYILPITPDKFKPILVQAKAVYLGESNVSKDTDVDVLHQFTTFIATLIKTKK from the coding sequence ATGAATAACCAATCTTTACCTCTTCAAGTTACCCAAACCACAGAATTTCTTATCGATACTTTAGAGAAAACTCTTCAAGGTATTTACCTTTATGGATCTTATGTAATGGGAGGATTAAAACATAAAAGTGATATTGATCTTTTTGTTATCGTTAATCAAACGTTATCTCTGGAAATAAAGAAAGCACTCATAGAACAATTACTTGTACTATCAGGAGAAATTGACAATAACCAAGGCAAAAGGTATTTGGAAGTAACCATTGTAAACCAATCAGAATTAAGTAAGTTAGCATTTCCCTTACACAGAGAGTTTCAGTATGGTGAGTGGCTAAGAGAAGAATATAGCAATGGATACATTCCTGAGACTGTAAAGGATGAAGACCTTACTATCTTACTTAGAAAAGTGAGACTTAATAGCTTAACTCTATATGGAAAAGAAGCTACTGAAGTAATACCTATTATCTCAGATACCGTATTTAATAAGGCTATTTTAGCATCTCTTCCTAACTTAATAAGAGAAATAGAAGATGATGAGATAAATGTTATTCTTACCCTTTGTAGAATGTATTACTCTATTCAAACTGGGGAAGTAATCTCAAAAGACAAAGCAGTAGATTATATACTGCCTATTACTCCTGATAAGTTTAAACCTATACTTGTTCAGGCTAAAGCTGTTTATTTAGGAGAAAGCAATGTTTCTAAAGATACAGATGTAGATGTACTGCATCAGTTTACCACTTTTATAGCTACACTAATAAAAACAAAAAAATGA
- a CDS encoding aspartate/glutamate racemase family protein, producing the protein MKSNPKTLGILAGMGPRSTTPFLEQVLDECQRQYNATLDEEFPKIIIYSLPTPFYLDKEIDHDLMQKTIIEGLKKLEDNGVHSIAMPCNSAHIYIDHLQQAIKTKLFNIIEQTVNQLPTNKTNVTLFATKTTFDSNLYQKEILAKGHTFVFESHWQTLLNEVISGIKKDKSNPQNLILWEELLHKVKDKTNCIVIACTDLNVVMQRSAVDTYFVDSSLALAKAVVQDYLDN; encoded by the coding sequence ATGAAATCAAATCCTAAAACACTTGGTATATTAGCTGGAATGGGACCTCGTTCTACAACACCTTTTTTAGAACAAGTCCTTGATGAATGTCAAAGACAATATAATGCTACGTTAGATGAGGAGTTTCCTAAGATTATTATCTATTCCTTACCTACTCCATTTTATTTAGATAAAGAAATAGACCATGATTTAATGCAGAAAACAATTATCGAAGGATTAAAAAAATTAGAAGATAATGGAGTTCACAGTATTGCTATGCCTTGTAATTCAGCTCATATTTATATAGATCATCTACAACAAGCTATAAAAACAAAGCTTTTTAATATTATTGAGCAAACAGTTAATCAATTACCTACAAATAAAACAAACGTAACCTTATTTGCAACTAAAACAACTTTTGATTCTAATCTCTACCAAAAAGAGATACTTGCAAAAGGACATACTTTTGTCTTTGAATCTCATTGGCAAACTCTTTTAAATGAAGTGATATCAGGAATTAAAAAAGATAAAAGCAATCCTCAAAACTTAATCCTTTGGGAAGAATTACTTCATAAGGTTAAAGATAAAACTAATTGTATTGTTATTGCTTGTACAGATCTAAACGTTGTGATGCAGCGTAGCGCTGTTGATACTTATTTTGTCGATTCTTCCTTAGCACTAGCTAAAGCAGTTGTTCAAGATTATTTAGACAACTAA